The Gossypium hirsutum isolate 1008001.06 chromosome A03, Gossypium_hirsutum_v2.1, whole genome shotgun sequence genome contains the following window.
TTGGGGTGCCATTGATTGATCtctcaatttatatatatacatatacacacatacacacatatGGATTGCATTGTAGATATATAACTTAATAAGTCCAAGACCAGAAAGGATGACCTTCAACAGGGAAACCAAAATTAGACGAACTTGCAGGAGGATGTAAGCTATCTTCTTCATCTTGTGATAAATCAGACTGGTCTGGTTCGAAAGGGTAAGATGAATCAGCAGCCTCCAACAGTGAAGAATGAAACTCATCACTGTAATATTGTGGGATATGGTCGGAGTCAATATCTTCTTGTTTACAGGCTGCCATTGAAACAACAATTGGCTTTTGTGATGGTTCTTGTAATAATAATGGCTTCACATCAGAAAATTCTGAGTTCCTTTGCTCATTTTCTTTCGTTTGCAACTTATCTGTGAGTTGAAGAACctataaaaacaaccacaaatttaaGATATTAACATGAAAATAATCAAGATTTAAGTTCGTGTAAAGCTGCTTGTTAATTACCTCTTCTTTTAGTTTATCTTTTTCCTTAAGGAGATCATCATAGTCAGCCTTGAGGCTATTATACTTGGCTAGCAAAGTGTCATAGTCTTTCTCCAGCTGCTTCGTTTTCCACCGTGCACGACGGTTCTGAAACCATATGGCAACTTGCCTGGGTTGTAACCCAAGGTCTTTAGCCAGTTGAATTTTCCTTTCAGGTTCAAGCTTGTTGTCGACCTCGAAACTCTTCTCTAGAAACTGGATTTGGTCAACAGTTAGCCGTCTTTTCTTCTCAGGTTGATGAAAACACTCATCTAAATACTCATCATATCCATTCTCTTGTTCATCAAACATATTGAAGATTGATCTTTTGGGCCTGCTTGTTTTAAGGGAATCTTCAAAGCTTACTATCGATCTTGTCCCTGAAAATTGCCAATCAATTGAAGttgcaaaatttatgaaaaagtaaGGATATTTAGATAAACCCGAAGTGAGAACAAGATAGTAAAAATACCAAGAAAAGGAGAAGGAGAAGATTCTGGAATGAAAAGGGGATGAAGCCTTTGATTTTGAAGCAAAACAGAGAGATTGTTAGGAAAGCCATCAGTGGAATCATTATTACTAGGATAGACCCTCCCACCCGCCATGAGAAATTGAGGCTAAAAGGGATCAAACGTTGTTGTTGTTGGTTGGTTTTTAGGGAATCATCTTAATCCTCAAAACCATTATACAatctaaaaacaaaagaaaaatggcCACCCTGGTATTTGGGGTTTCTCAAGGCTTGTGGCGAAAGAAGCTGGTGATGATGATTTGTACGA
Protein-coding sequences here:
- the LOC107886123 gene encoding homeobox-leucine zipper protein HAT5, encoding MAGGRVYPSNNDSTDGFPNNLSVLLQNQRLHPLFIPESSPSPFLGTRSIVSFEDSLKTSRPKRSIFNMFDEQENGYDEYLDECFHQPEKKRRLTVDQIQFLEKSFEVDNKLEPERKIQLAKDLGLQPRQVAIWFQNRRARWKTKQLEKDYDTLLAKYNSLKADYDDLLKEKDKLKEEVLQLTDKLQTKENEQRNSEFSDVKPLLLQEPSQKPIVVSMAACKQEDIDSDHIPQYYSDEFHSSLLEAADSSYPFEPDQSDLSQDEEDSLHPPASSSNFGFPVEGHPFWSWTY